In Rhodamnia argentea isolate NSW1041297 chromosome 4, ASM2092103v1, whole genome shotgun sequence, the following proteins share a genomic window:
- the LOC115743531 gene encoding cysteine--tRNA ligase, chloroplastic/mitochondrial isoform X1: MKLRLPAPMGSLLKLCKPFFLTRFSSLPNSPATTHLRTGHCRALVKPKKRYGSFCSSSLSSSRPLASCQFSSEHGGDGADGPAPAADLWLFNTMSRKKEAFRPKVEGKVGMYVCGVTAYDLSHIGHARVYVTFDVLYRYLKNLEYEVCYVRNFTDVDDKIIARANELGEDPISLSKRYCEEFHVDMMHLHCLPPSVEPCVSDHMPQIIDMIKKILDNGCAYQIDGDVYFSVDKFPEYGQLSGRKLEDNRAGERVAVDSRKKNPADFALWKSAKEGEPFWVSPWGPGRPGWHIECSAMSATYLGYSFDIHGGGMDLVFPHHENEIAQSCAACGQSNISYWIHNGFVTVDSEKMSKSLGNFFTIRQVIELYHPLALRLFLLGTHYRSPINYSDVQLESASERMYYIYQTLYDCENVISQHAVQLDNVPPDALDCITKFKNEFVAAMSDDLHTPVILAALSDPLKNINDLLHTRKGRKQQLRMESLAALEKVIRKVLTVLGLLPGSYIEVLQQLKEKALKRAKLTEEEVLQKIRERTAARNAKEYEKSDVIRKDLATVGIALMDSPNGTTWRPSIPLAMQEQVAPTT; this comes from the exons ATGAAACTGCGACTCCCCGCTCCAATGGGTTCGCTTCTCAAGCTCTGCAAGCCCTTCTTCTTGACCCGCTTCTCTTCACTCCCCAACTCTCCGGCGACCACCCATCTCAGGACCGGCCATTGCCGCGCCCTCGTCAAGCCCAAGAAGCGGTACGGCTCGTTCTGCTCCAGTTCCCTGAGCTCGTCTCGTCCGTTGGCGAGCTGCCAGTTCTCGAGCGAGCACGGTGGGGATGGGGCCGACGGCCCGGCTCCGGCGGCGGATCTCTGGCTGTTCAACACGATGAGCAGGAAGAAGGAGGCGTTCAGGCCCAAAGTGGAGGGGAAAGTGGGGATGTACGTGTGCGGGGTCACTGCTTATGATCTCAGCCACATTGGGCATGCTCGAGTTTATGTCACCTTCGATGTGTTGTACAG ATACCTTAAGAATTTGGAGTATGAAGTTTGCTACGTCCGTAACTTCACTGATGTTGATGACAAG ATAATTGCAAGAGCGAATGAACTGGGGGAGGACCCTATCAGCTTGAGCAAGAGATATTGTGAAGAATTTCATGTCGATATGATGCATCTTCATTGCTTGCCTCCTTCTGTCGAGCCTTGTGTTTCAGACCATATGCCTCAGATAATTGACATGATCAAGAAG ATTTTGGATAACGGTTGCGCATACCAAATTGATGGAGATGTGTACTTCTCTGTTGACAAGTTTCCTGAATATGGACAACTATCTGGGCGAAAGCTAGAAGATAATCGAGCTGGGGAGAGAGTTGCAGTGGACTCAAGGAAGAAAAATCCTGCTGATTTTGCTTTGTGGAAG TCTGCAAAGGAGGGTGAGCCCTTCTGGGTGAGTCCTTGGGGTCCTGGAAGACCTGGATGGCATATAGAGTGCAGTGCCATGAGTGCCACCTATTTGGGTTATTCATTTGACATTCATGGTGGAGGAATGGATCTTGTTTTTCCACACCATGAGAATGAAATTGCTCAAAGCTGCGCGGCATGTGGACAAAGTAATATAAGCTACTGGATACACAATGGTTTTGTCACTGTGGATTCAGAGAAGATGTCGAAATCCCTTGGGAACTTCTTCACAATTCGTCAG GTGATCGAGTTATACCATCCACTAGCTTTGAGACTTTTCTTGTTGGGGACACACTATCGATCGCCAATAAATTATTCTGATGTACAGCTCGAGAGCGCATCAGAACGTATGTATTACATCTATCAG ACTTTGTATGATTGTGAAAATGTTATTAGTCAGCATGCAGTCCAACTAGATAACGTCCCACCTGATGCACTGGATTGCATTACGAAGTTCAAGAATGAATTTGTGGCCGCCATGTCTGATGATCTTCACACTCCCGTTATCCTGGCAGCACTTTCTGACCCGCTGAAGAACATCAATGATCTGCTCCATACCCGTAAG GGGAGGAAGCAACAACTGCGAATGGAATCGCTGGCTGCTCTAGAAAAAGTAATCAGGAAAGTTTTGACTGTTTTAGGACTACTACCCGGCAGTTATATTGAG GTTTTGCAACAGCTGAAGGAAAAAGCTCTGAAGCGTGCAAAATTAACAGAAGAGGAGGTCCTGCAAAAAATCAGAGAGAGAACCGCTGCAAGGAATGCTAAAGAGTATGAGAAATCGGATGTGATAAGGAAAGATTTGGCCACTGTAGGGATTGCTCTCATGGACAGTCCCAACGGTACAACTTGGAGACCATCCATCCCACTCGCAATGCAAGAGCAGGTGGCTCCTACAACATAA
- the LOC115743531 gene encoding cysteine--tRNA ligase, chloroplastic/mitochondrial isoform X2, which yields MKLRLPAPMGSLLKLCKPFFLTRFSSLPNSPATTHLRTGHCRALVKPKKRYGSFCSSSLSSSRPLASCQFSSEHGGDGADGPAPAADLWLFNTMSRKKEAFRPKVEGKVGIYLKNLEYEVCYVRNFTDVDDKIIARANELGEDPISLSKRYCEEFHVDMMHLHCLPPSVEPCVSDHMPQIIDMIKKILDNGCAYQIDGDVYFSVDKFPEYGQLSGRKLEDNRAGERVAVDSRKKNPADFALWKSAKEGEPFWVSPWGPGRPGWHIECSAMSATYLGYSFDIHGGGMDLVFPHHENEIAQSCAACGQSNISYWIHNGFVTVDSEKMSKSLGNFFTIRQVIELYHPLALRLFLLGTHYRSPINYSDVQLESASERMYYIYQTLYDCENVISQHAVQLDNVPPDALDCITKFKNEFVAAMSDDLHTPVILAALSDPLKNINDLLHTRKGRKQQLRMESLAALEKVIRKVLTVLGLLPGSYIEVLQQLKEKALKRAKLTEEEVLQKIRERTAARNAKEYEKSDVIRKDLATVGIALMDSPNGTTWRPSIPLAMQEQVAPTT from the exons ATGAAACTGCGACTCCCCGCTCCAATGGGTTCGCTTCTCAAGCTCTGCAAGCCCTTCTTCTTGACCCGCTTCTCTTCACTCCCCAACTCTCCGGCGACCACCCATCTCAGGACCGGCCATTGCCGCGCCCTCGTCAAGCCCAAGAAGCGGTACGGCTCGTTCTGCTCCAGTTCCCTGAGCTCGTCTCGTCCGTTGGCGAGCTGCCAGTTCTCGAGCGAGCACGGTGGGGATGGGGCCGACGGCCCGGCTCCGGCGGCGGATCTCTGGCTGTTCAACACGATGAGCAGGAAGAAGGAGGCGTTCAGGCCCAAAGTGGAGGGGAAAGTGGGGAT ATACCTTAAGAATTTGGAGTATGAAGTTTGCTACGTCCGTAACTTCACTGATGTTGATGACAAG ATAATTGCAAGAGCGAATGAACTGGGGGAGGACCCTATCAGCTTGAGCAAGAGATATTGTGAAGAATTTCATGTCGATATGATGCATCTTCATTGCTTGCCTCCTTCTGTCGAGCCTTGTGTTTCAGACCATATGCCTCAGATAATTGACATGATCAAGAAG ATTTTGGATAACGGTTGCGCATACCAAATTGATGGAGATGTGTACTTCTCTGTTGACAAGTTTCCTGAATATGGACAACTATCTGGGCGAAAGCTAGAAGATAATCGAGCTGGGGAGAGAGTTGCAGTGGACTCAAGGAAGAAAAATCCTGCTGATTTTGCTTTGTGGAAG TCTGCAAAGGAGGGTGAGCCCTTCTGGGTGAGTCCTTGGGGTCCTGGAAGACCTGGATGGCATATAGAGTGCAGTGCCATGAGTGCCACCTATTTGGGTTATTCATTTGACATTCATGGTGGAGGAATGGATCTTGTTTTTCCACACCATGAGAATGAAATTGCTCAAAGCTGCGCGGCATGTGGACAAAGTAATATAAGCTACTGGATACACAATGGTTTTGTCACTGTGGATTCAGAGAAGATGTCGAAATCCCTTGGGAACTTCTTCACAATTCGTCAG GTGATCGAGTTATACCATCCACTAGCTTTGAGACTTTTCTTGTTGGGGACACACTATCGATCGCCAATAAATTATTCTGATGTACAGCTCGAGAGCGCATCAGAACGTATGTATTACATCTATCAG ACTTTGTATGATTGTGAAAATGTTATTAGTCAGCATGCAGTCCAACTAGATAACGTCCCACCTGATGCACTGGATTGCATTACGAAGTTCAAGAATGAATTTGTGGCCGCCATGTCTGATGATCTTCACACTCCCGTTATCCTGGCAGCACTTTCTGACCCGCTGAAGAACATCAATGATCTGCTCCATACCCGTAAG GGGAGGAAGCAACAACTGCGAATGGAATCGCTGGCTGCTCTAGAAAAAGTAATCAGGAAAGTTTTGACTGTTTTAGGACTACTACCCGGCAGTTATATTGAG GTTTTGCAACAGCTGAAGGAAAAAGCTCTGAAGCGTGCAAAATTAACAGAAGAGGAGGTCCTGCAAAAAATCAGAGAGAGAACCGCTGCAAGGAATGCTAAAGAGTATGAGAAATCGGATGTGATAAGGAAAGATTTGGCCACTGTAGGGATTGCTCTCATGGACAGTCCCAACGGTACAACTTGGAGACCATCCATCCCACTCGCAATGCAAGAGCAGGTGGCTCCTACAACATAA
- the LOC115743531 gene encoding cysteine--tRNA ligase, chloroplastic/mitochondrial isoform X6, with the protein MKLRLPAPMGSLLKLCKPFFLTRFSSLPNSPATTHLRTGHCRALVKPKKRYGSFCSSSLSSSRPLASCQFSSEHGGDGADGPAPAADLWLFNTMSRKKEAFRPKVEGKVGMYVCGVTAYDLSHIGHARVYVTFDVLYRYLKNLEYEVCYVRNFTDVDDKIIARANELGEDPISLSKRYCEEFHVDMMHLHCLPPSVEPCVSDHMPQIIDMIKKILDNGCAYQIDGDVYFSVDKFPEYGQLSGRKLEDNRAGERVAVDSRKKNPADFALWKSAKEGEPFWVSPWGPGRPGWHIECSAMSATYLGYSFDIHGGGMDLVFPHHENEIAQSCAACGQSNISYWIHNGFVTVDSEKMSKSLGNFFTIRQVIELYHPLALRLFLLGTHYRSPINYSDVQLESASERMYYIYQTLYDCENVISQHAVQLDNVPPDALDCITKFKNEFVAAMSDDLHTPVILAALSDPLKNINDLLHTRKVLQQLKEC; encoded by the exons ATGAAACTGCGACTCCCCGCTCCAATGGGTTCGCTTCTCAAGCTCTGCAAGCCCTTCTTCTTGACCCGCTTCTCTTCACTCCCCAACTCTCCGGCGACCACCCATCTCAGGACCGGCCATTGCCGCGCCCTCGTCAAGCCCAAGAAGCGGTACGGCTCGTTCTGCTCCAGTTCCCTGAGCTCGTCTCGTCCGTTGGCGAGCTGCCAGTTCTCGAGCGAGCACGGTGGGGATGGGGCCGACGGCCCGGCTCCGGCGGCGGATCTCTGGCTGTTCAACACGATGAGCAGGAAGAAGGAGGCGTTCAGGCCCAAAGTGGAGGGGAAAGTGGGGATGTACGTGTGCGGGGTCACTGCTTATGATCTCAGCCACATTGGGCATGCTCGAGTTTATGTCACCTTCGATGTGTTGTACAG ATACCTTAAGAATTTGGAGTATGAAGTTTGCTACGTCCGTAACTTCACTGATGTTGATGACAAG ATAATTGCAAGAGCGAATGAACTGGGGGAGGACCCTATCAGCTTGAGCAAGAGATATTGTGAAGAATTTCATGTCGATATGATGCATCTTCATTGCTTGCCTCCTTCTGTCGAGCCTTGTGTTTCAGACCATATGCCTCAGATAATTGACATGATCAAGAAG ATTTTGGATAACGGTTGCGCATACCAAATTGATGGAGATGTGTACTTCTCTGTTGACAAGTTTCCTGAATATGGACAACTATCTGGGCGAAAGCTAGAAGATAATCGAGCTGGGGAGAGAGTTGCAGTGGACTCAAGGAAGAAAAATCCTGCTGATTTTGCTTTGTGGAAG TCTGCAAAGGAGGGTGAGCCCTTCTGGGTGAGTCCTTGGGGTCCTGGAAGACCTGGATGGCATATAGAGTGCAGTGCCATGAGTGCCACCTATTTGGGTTATTCATTTGACATTCATGGTGGAGGAATGGATCTTGTTTTTCCACACCATGAGAATGAAATTGCTCAAAGCTGCGCGGCATGTGGACAAAGTAATATAAGCTACTGGATACACAATGGTTTTGTCACTGTGGATTCAGAGAAGATGTCGAAATCCCTTGGGAACTTCTTCACAATTCGTCAG GTGATCGAGTTATACCATCCACTAGCTTTGAGACTTTTCTTGTTGGGGACACACTATCGATCGCCAATAAATTATTCTGATGTACAGCTCGAGAGCGCATCAGAACGTATGTATTACATCTATCAG ACTTTGTATGATTGTGAAAATGTTATTAGTCAGCATGCAGTCCAACTAGATAACGTCCCACCTGATGCACTGGATTGCATTACGAAGTTCAAGAATGAATTTGTGGCCGCCATGTCTGATGATCTTCACACTCCCGTTATCCTGGCAGCACTTTCTGACCCGCTGAAGAACATCAATGATCTGCTCCATACCCGTAAG GTTTTGCAACAGCTGAAG GAATGCTAA
- the LOC115743531 gene encoding cysteine--tRNA ligase, chloroplastic/mitochondrial isoform X4, which yields MKLRLPAPMGSLLKLCKPFFLTRFSSLPNSPATTHLRTGHCRALVKPKKRYGSFCSSSLSSSRPLASCQFSSEHGGDGADGPAPAADLWLFNTMSRKKEAFRPKVEGKVGMYVCGVTAYDLSHIGHARVYVTFDVLYRYLKNLEYEVCYVRNFTDVDDKIIARANELGEDPISLSKRYCEEFHVDMMHLHCLPPSVEPCVSDHMPQIIDMIKKILDNGCAYQIDGDVYFSVDKFPEYGQLSGRKLEDNRAGERVAVDSRKKNPADFALWKSAKEGEPFWVSPWGPGRPGWHIECSAMSATYLGYSFDIHGGGMDLVFPHHENEIAQSCAACGQSNISYWIHNGFVTVDSEKMSKSLGNFFTIRQTLYDCENVISQHAVQLDNVPPDALDCITKFKNEFVAAMSDDLHTPVILAALSDPLKNINDLLHTRKGRKQQLRMESLAALEKVIRKVLTVLGLLPGSYIEVLQQLKEKALKRAKLTEEEVLQKIRERTAARNAKEYEKSDVIRKDLATVGIALMDSPNGTTWRPSIPLAMQEQVAPTT from the exons ATGAAACTGCGACTCCCCGCTCCAATGGGTTCGCTTCTCAAGCTCTGCAAGCCCTTCTTCTTGACCCGCTTCTCTTCACTCCCCAACTCTCCGGCGACCACCCATCTCAGGACCGGCCATTGCCGCGCCCTCGTCAAGCCCAAGAAGCGGTACGGCTCGTTCTGCTCCAGTTCCCTGAGCTCGTCTCGTCCGTTGGCGAGCTGCCAGTTCTCGAGCGAGCACGGTGGGGATGGGGCCGACGGCCCGGCTCCGGCGGCGGATCTCTGGCTGTTCAACACGATGAGCAGGAAGAAGGAGGCGTTCAGGCCCAAAGTGGAGGGGAAAGTGGGGATGTACGTGTGCGGGGTCACTGCTTATGATCTCAGCCACATTGGGCATGCTCGAGTTTATGTCACCTTCGATGTGTTGTACAG ATACCTTAAGAATTTGGAGTATGAAGTTTGCTACGTCCGTAACTTCACTGATGTTGATGACAAG ATAATTGCAAGAGCGAATGAACTGGGGGAGGACCCTATCAGCTTGAGCAAGAGATATTGTGAAGAATTTCATGTCGATATGATGCATCTTCATTGCTTGCCTCCTTCTGTCGAGCCTTGTGTTTCAGACCATATGCCTCAGATAATTGACATGATCAAGAAG ATTTTGGATAACGGTTGCGCATACCAAATTGATGGAGATGTGTACTTCTCTGTTGACAAGTTTCCTGAATATGGACAACTATCTGGGCGAAAGCTAGAAGATAATCGAGCTGGGGAGAGAGTTGCAGTGGACTCAAGGAAGAAAAATCCTGCTGATTTTGCTTTGTGGAAG TCTGCAAAGGAGGGTGAGCCCTTCTGGGTGAGTCCTTGGGGTCCTGGAAGACCTGGATGGCATATAGAGTGCAGTGCCATGAGTGCCACCTATTTGGGTTATTCATTTGACATTCATGGTGGAGGAATGGATCTTGTTTTTCCACACCATGAGAATGAAATTGCTCAAAGCTGCGCGGCATGTGGACAAAGTAATATAAGCTACTGGATACACAATGGTTTTGTCACTGTGGATTCAGAGAAGATGTCGAAATCCCTTGGGAACTTCTTCACAATTCGTCAG ACTTTGTATGATTGTGAAAATGTTATTAGTCAGCATGCAGTCCAACTAGATAACGTCCCACCTGATGCACTGGATTGCATTACGAAGTTCAAGAATGAATTTGTGGCCGCCATGTCTGATGATCTTCACACTCCCGTTATCCTGGCAGCACTTTCTGACCCGCTGAAGAACATCAATGATCTGCTCCATACCCGTAAG GGGAGGAAGCAACAACTGCGAATGGAATCGCTGGCTGCTCTAGAAAAAGTAATCAGGAAAGTTTTGACTGTTTTAGGACTACTACCCGGCAGTTATATTGAG GTTTTGCAACAGCTGAAGGAAAAAGCTCTGAAGCGTGCAAAATTAACAGAAGAGGAGGTCCTGCAAAAAATCAGAGAGAGAACCGCTGCAAGGAATGCTAAAGAGTATGAGAAATCGGATGTGATAAGGAAAGATTTGGCCACTGTAGGGATTGCTCTCATGGACAGTCCCAACGGTACAACTTGGAGACCATCCATCCCACTCGCAATGCAAGAGCAGGTGGCTCCTACAACATAA
- the LOC115743531 gene encoding cysteine--tRNA ligase, chloroplastic/mitochondrial isoform X3, translated as MKLRLPAPMGSLLKLCKPFFLTRFSSLPNSPATTHLRTGHCRALVKPKKRYGSFCSSSLSSSRPLASCQFSSEHGGDGADGPAPAADLWLFNTMSRKKEAFRPKVEGKVGMYVCGVTAYDLSHIGHARVYVTFDVLYRYLKNLEYEVCYVRNFTDVDDKIIARANELGEDPISLSKRYCEEFHVDMMHLHCLPPSVEPCVSDHMPQIIDMIKKILDNGCAYQIDGDVYFSVDKFPEYGQLSGRKLEDNRAGERVAVDSRKKNPADFALWKSAKEGEPFWVSPWGPGRPGWHIECSAMSATYLGYSFDIHGGGMDLVFPHHENEIAQSCAACGQSNISYWIHNGFVTVDSEKMSKSLGNFFTIRQVIELYHPLALRLFLLGTHYRSPINYSDVQLESASERMYYIYQTLYDCENVISQHAVQLDNVPPDALDCITKFKNEFVAAMSDDLHTPVILAALSDPLKNINDLLHTRKVLQQLKEKALKRAKLTEEEVLQKIRERTAARNAKEYEKSDVIRKDLATVGIALMDSPNGTTWRPSIPLAMQEQVAPTT; from the exons ATGAAACTGCGACTCCCCGCTCCAATGGGTTCGCTTCTCAAGCTCTGCAAGCCCTTCTTCTTGACCCGCTTCTCTTCACTCCCCAACTCTCCGGCGACCACCCATCTCAGGACCGGCCATTGCCGCGCCCTCGTCAAGCCCAAGAAGCGGTACGGCTCGTTCTGCTCCAGTTCCCTGAGCTCGTCTCGTCCGTTGGCGAGCTGCCAGTTCTCGAGCGAGCACGGTGGGGATGGGGCCGACGGCCCGGCTCCGGCGGCGGATCTCTGGCTGTTCAACACGATGAGCAGGAAGAAGGAGGCGTTCAGGCCCAAAGTGGAGGGGAAAGTGGGGATGTACGTGTGCGGGGTCACTGCTTATGATCTCAGCCACATTGGGCATGCTCGAGTTTATGTCACCTTCGATGTGTTGTACAG ATACCTTAAGAATTTGGAGTATGAAGTTTGCTACGTCCGTAACTTCACTGATGTTGATGACAAG ATAATTGCAAGAGCGAATGAACTGGGGGAGGACCCTATCAGCTTGAGCAAGAGATATTGTGAAGAATTTCATGTCGATATGATGCATCTTCATTGCTTGCCTCCTTCTGTCGAGCCTTGTGTTTCAGACCATATGCCTCAGATAATTGACATGATCAAGAAG ATTTTGGATAACGGTTGCGCATACCAAATTGATGGAGATGTGTACTTCTCTGTTGACAAGTTTCCTGAATATGGACAACTATCTGGGCGAAAGCTAGAAGATAATCGAGCTGGGGAGAGAGTTGCAGTGGACTCAAGGAAGAAAAATCCTGCTGATTTTGCTTTGTGGAAG TCTGCAAAGGAGGGTGAGCCCTTCTGGGTGAGTCCTTGGGGTCCTGGAAGACCTGGATGGCATATAGAGTGCAGTGCCATGAGTGCCACCTATTTGGGTTATTCATTTGACATTCATGGTGGAGGAATGGATCTTGTTTTTCCACACCATGAGAATGAAATTGCTCAAAGCTGCGCGGCATGTGGACAAAGTAATATAAGCTACTGGATACACAATGGTTTTGTCACTGTGGATTCAGAGAAGATGTCGAAATCCCTTGGGAACTTCTTCACAATTCGTCAG GTGATCGAGTTATACCATCCACTAGCTTTGAGACTTTTCTTGTTGGGGACACACTATCGATCGCCAATAAATTATTCTGATGTACAGCTCGAGAGCGCATCAGAACGTATGTATTACATCTATCAG ACTTTGTATGATTGTGAAAATGTTATTAGTCAGCATGCAGTCCAACTAGATAACGTCCCACCTGATGCACTGGATTGCATTACGAAGTTCAAGAATGAATTTGTGGCCGCCATGTCTGATGATCTTCACACTCCCGTTATCCTGGCAGCACTTTCTGACCCGCTGAAGAACATCAATGATCTGCTCCATACCCGTAAG GTTTTGCAACAGCTGAAGGAAAAAGCTCTGAAGCGTGCAAAATTAACAGAAGAGGAGGTCCTGCAAAAAATCAGAGAGAGAACCGCTGCAAGGAATGCTAAAGAGTATGAGAAATCGGATGTGATAAGGAAAGATTTGGCCACTGTAGGGATTGCTCTCATGGACAGTCCCAACGGTACAACTTGGAGACCATCCATCCCACTCGCAATGCAAGAGCAGGTGGCTCCTACAACATAA
- the LOC115743531 gene encoding cysteine--tRNA ligase, chloroplastic/mitochondrial isoform X5 produces the protein MKLRLPAPMGSLLKLCKPFFLTRFSSLPNSPATTHLRTGHCRALVKPKKRYGSFCSSSLSSSRPLASCQFSSEHGGDGADGPAPAADLWLFNTMSRKKEAFRPKVEGKVGMYVCGVTAYDLSHIGHARVYVTFDVLYRYLKNLEYEVCYVRNFTDVDDKIIARANELGEDPISLSKRYCEEFHVDMMHLHCLPPSVEPCVSDHMPQIIDMIKKILDNGCAYQIDGDVYFSVDKFPEYGQLSGRKLEDNRAGERVAVDSRKKNPADFALWKSAKEGEPFWVSPWGPGRPGWHIECSAMSATYLGYSFDIHGGGMDLVFPHHENEIAQSCAACGQSNISYWIHNGFVTVDSEKMSKSLGNFFTIRQVIELYHPLALRLFLLGTHYRSPINYSDVQLESASERMYYIYQTLYDCENVISQHAVQLDNVPPDALDCITKFKNEFVAAMSDDLHTPVILAALSDPLKNINDLLHTRKGRKQQLRMESLAALEKVIRKVLTVLGLLPGSYIEVLQQLKEC, from the exons ATGAAACTGCGACTCCCCGCTCCAATGGGTTCGCTTCTCAAGCTCTGCAAGCCCTTCTTCTTGACCCGCTTCTCTTCACTCCCCAACTCTCCGGCGACCACCCATCTCAGGACCGGCCATTGCCGCGCCCTCGTCAAGCCCAAGAAGCGGTACGGCTCGTTCTGCTCCAGTTCCCTGAGCTCGTCTCGTCCGTTGGCGAGCTGCCAGTTCTCGAGCGAGCACGGTGGGGATGGGGCCGACGGCCCGGCTCCGGCGGCGGATCTCTGGCTGTTCAACACGATGAGCAGGAAGAAGGAGGCGTTCAGGCCCAAAGTGGAGGGGAAAGTGGGGATGTACGTGTGCGGGGTCACTGCTTATGATCTCAGCCACATTGGGCATGCTCGAGTTTATGTCACCTTCGATGTGTTGTACAG ATACCTTAAGAATTTGGAGTATGAAGTTTGCTACGTCCGTAACTTCACTGATGTTGATGACAAG ATAATTGCAAGAGCGAATGAACTGGGGGAGGACCCTATCAGCTTGAGCAAGAGATATTGTGAAGAATTTCATGTCGATATGATGCATCTTCATTGCTTGCCTCCTTCTGTCGAGCCTTGTGTTTCAGACCATATGCCTCAGATAATTGACATGATCAAGAAG ATTTTGGATAACGGTTGCGCATACCAAATTGATGGAGATGTGTACTTCTCTGTTGACAAGTTTCCTGAATATGGACAACTATCTGGGCGAAAGCTAGAAGATAATCGAGCTGGGGAGAGAGTTGCAGTGGACTCAAGGAAGAAAAATCCTGCTGATTTTGCTTTGTGGAAG TCTGCAAAGGAGGGTGAGCCCTTCTGGGTGAGTCCTTGGGGTCCTGGAAGACCTGGATGGCATATAGAGTGCAGTGCCATGAGTGCCACCTATTTGGGTTATTCATTTGACATTCATGGTGGAGGAATGGATCTTGTTTTTCCACACCATGAGAATGAAATTGCTCAAAGCTGCGCGGCATGTGGACAAAGTAATATAAGCTACTGGATACACAATGGTTTTGTCACTGTGGATTCAGAGAAGATGTCGAAATCCCTTGGGAACTTCTTCACAATTCGTCAG GTGATCGAGTTATACCATCCACTAGCTTTGAGACTTTTCTTGTTGGGGACACACTATCGATCGCCAATAAATTATTCTGATGTACAGCTCGAGAGCGCATCAGAACGTATGTATTACATCTATCAG ACTTTGTATGATTGTGAAAATGTTATTAGTCAGCATGCAGTCCAACTAGATAACGTCCCACCTGATGCACTGGATTGCATTACGAAGTTCAAGAATGAATTTGTGGCCGCCATGTCTGATGATCTTCACACTCCCGTTATCCTGGCAGCACTTTCTGACCCGCTGAAGAACATCAATGATCTGCTCCATACCCGTAAG GGGAGGAAGCAACAACTGCGAATGGAATCGCTGGCTGCTCTAGAAAAAGTAATCAGGAAAGTTTTGACTGTTTTAGGACTACTACCCGGCAGTTATATTGAG GTTTTGCAACAGCTGAAG GAATGCTAA